Proteins found in one Lutimonas zeaxanthinifaciens genomic segment:
- a CDS encoding T9SS type A sorting domain-containing protein: MKNSYLFSLVLCFGLMFGLRAQSTYVPDDNFEVALINLGYDDVPDDYVLTENISGLRELNLDNQSISDLTGIEDFRALESLTLQDNQITSIDLSGNSQLREVWVNFNNLTSLDLSSNKSLINVMAHANKLTELITDGADALEFLECSENQLTSLDLSKNTNLKGLHIGMNPLTEIDLSNLIELHTLTMSDTDITSLDCSLNKNLEDLYCYNNKLIKLHVKGADKLEKLDCSENNITELDLSENLLLKELSCHSNQITWLDLSGLSKLTHAWTDNNQFISLKTDGAIGLEQIDCSFNKIEDLDFSTNVSLNFFNCSDNALKSLNVKNGNNENIFEMDARNNPLLTCIQVDDPVYAIANWINIDGNTTFAADCFYALSVADEELNSGLQFYPNPTSHSLTIESSVNLNSVEIYSYLGERLLEIKNPKESIDLSSLNHGLYLVRFIGEEAVSVRRVVKN; this comes from the coding sequence ATGAAAAACAGCTACCTTTTTTCCCTCGTTTTATGTTTTGGTTTGATGTTTGGTCTTCGCGCCCAATCAACTTATGTTCCTGATGATAACTTTGAAGTTGCCCTGATCAATCTGGGCTATGATGATGTTCCGGATGATTATGTCCTAACCGAAAATATTTCGGGTCTTAGAGAATTGAATCTCGATAATCAATCTATCAGTGACCTTACCGGAATTGAAGATTTTAGAGCGCTCGAGAGCTTGACTCTTCAAGATAATCAAATTACATCGATAGACTTATCAGGAAATTCTCAGCTCAGGGAAGTCTGGGTCAATTTTAATAATCTTACAAGCCTTGATCTTAGTTCAAATAAATCCTTGATAAACGTCATGGCTCATGCAAATAAATTAACGGAATTGATCACGGATGGCGCAGACGCTTTAGAATTTCTGGAGTGTTCAGAAAATCAATTAACAAGCCTGGACCTGTCTAAAAATACAAATCTAAAGGGACTGCATATTGGAATGAACCCTTTGACCGAAATTGACTTGAGCAACTTGATAGAATTGCATACACTAACCATGTCTGATACTGATATAACTTCTTTGGATTGTAGTTTAAATAAAAACCTGGAAGATTTATATTGCTACAACAATAAACTGATTAAATTACATGTTAAAGGAGCCGATAAGCTTGAAAAACTGGATTGTTCTGAAAATAATATTACCGAACTCGATCTCAGTGAGAATCTACTTTTAAAAGAACTCTCTTGCCACAGCAATCAGATCACTTGGCTGGATCTGAGTGGGCTCTCAAAACTCACTCATGCCTGGACAGACAATAATCAGTTCATAAGTTTAAAAACGGATGGCGCCATCGGCCTGGAACAAATAGATTGTTCCTTCAATAAAATTGAAGATCTTGATTTTTCGACCAACGTCAGTTTGAATTTTTTCAATTGTAGTGATAATGCCTTAAAGAGCCTAAACGTAAAAAACGGAAACAATGAGAACATTTTTGAAATGGATGCTCGCAACAACCCGTTATTAACTTGTATTCAGGTAGATGACCCCGTTTATGCCATAGCAAATTGGATCAACATAGATGGTAATACTACTTTTGCCGCAGATTGCTTTTATGCCTTAAGTGTTGCTGATGAAGAACTCAATAGTGGACTGCAGTTTTATCCGAACCCTACGAGTCATTCATTGACCATAGAGTCTAGTGTTAATCTCAATTCCGTTGAAATATATTCTTATCTTGGAGAACGATTGCTCGAAATCAAAAACCCTAAGGAATCTATTGACCTGAGTTCATTAAACCACGGACTATATCTTGTGCGATTCATAGGGGAGGAGGCCGTCTCCGTTAGAAGGGTCGTGAAAAATTAG
- a CDS encoding lipocalin family protein, translated as MKKIKYMLIMFVALTTAVSCTDDGTDDVNPIIGTWVLSESAEGIEISLEATFHENNKGTMVATVSFAGESASENSSFSWSTEGDQLTMTMEGETEVSTYLIVGNKLTITDDEGEITVLTRA; from the coding sequence ATGAAAAAAATTAAATATATGCTGATCATGTTTGTCGCCTTAACGACAGCAGTTTCATGTACTGATGATGGTACAGATGATGTGAACCCGATTATAGGAACCTGGGTCTTATCAGAATCAGCGGAAGGAATTGAAATCAGCCTTGAAGCTACTTTCCATGAGAACAATAAAGGAACCATGGTGGCCACGGTAAGTTTTGCCGGTGAGTCAGCCTCAGAAAACAGTTCTTTTTCATGGAGTACTGAGGGAGATCAATTGACCATGACTATGGAAGGTGAGACCGAAGTTTCAACTTATTTAATAGTGGGAAACAAATTAACCATTACTGATGATGAAGGCGAAATCACCGTCCTGACGAGAGCATAA
- a CDS encoding sulfite exporter TauE/SafE family protein, protein MKDINFIFLLLALVAEVIGTIGGFGSSVFFVPLGNFYFDFYSVLGLTAIFHLSSNLSKILLFKKGLDKKLLLNIGVPSVVFVIVGGVLSKWLKSDLLEVVLGLFLVGFSLLFLIKSEIKISPNRKNAVLGGTFSGFSAGLFGTGGAIRGLTMAAFNLEKSVFLATSAVIDFMIDFSRTFVYYSNGYIHSHDLKYIPFLFVIGLVGSFIGKKILAYIPQSKFRRLSLFFILIIGIITLIQLIA, encoded by the coding sequence ATGAAGGATATCAACTTTATTTTTTTGCTGCTGGCATTAGTGGCTGAAGTAATTGGTACGATTGGGGGCTTTGGTTCATCAGTGTTTTTTGTCCCTTTGGGAAACTTTTATTTCGATTTCTATTCTGTTTTGGGGTTGACTGCGATATTTCATCTGTCGAGCAATCTGAGTAAAATTCTATTGTTTAAAAAAGGATTAGACAAAAAGTTGTTGCTAAACATTGGGGTTCCTTCAGTGGTTTTTGTTATTGTTGGGGGAGTATTATCTAAGTGGCTAAAAAGTGACCTGCTGGAGGTTGTTTTGGGGCTCTTCTTAGTTGGGTTCAGCCTTTTGTTTTTGATCAAAAGTGAGATCAAAATTTCACCAAATAGGAAGAATGCTGTTTTAGGCGGGACATTTTCCGGTTTTTCAGCAGGTTTATTCGGAACTGGTGGTGCCATAAGAGGTTTAACCATGGCAGCATTCAATTTAGAAAAAAGTGTATTTTTAGCAACTTCGGCCGTTATCGATTTTATGATCGATTTTTCAAGAACCTTTGTTTACTACAGTAACGGATACATACACAGTCACGATCTGAAGTATATTCCCTTCTTGTTTGTTATTGGCCTGGTTGGTTCGTTTATTGGTAAGAAGATACTGGCTTATATCCCTCAATCTAAGTTTAGAAGACTGTCTTTATTCTTTATTCTTATTATCGGAATAATAACGCTTATTCAGCTTATTGCATAA